The following nucleotide sequence is from Erythrobacter aurantius.
AGTGCAGGTTGAGGCGGTGCTTTGTGTGGTGGAGCCTGCTTCCGAAGCATAACTCGTCACCCCAGCGAAAGCTGGGGTCTCGGGCCGCTGGGTGCTTCATCGCCCTAGATCCCAGCTTTCGCTGGGATGACGGTTTGCTTATGGGATGGGGATGACCTGGGCCAAGGAACTCGAAGAACTGCGCCGCCGCGAAGCGCTGGCCGAGCAGATGGGTGGCGCGGACAAGGTGGCGCGGCAGCATGGGCGCGGCAAGATGGACGCGCGCGCGCGGCTTGCGGCGCTGTGCGATGAAGGCTCCTTCCGCGAGATCGGCAAGATCGCGGGCAGCGCCAAGTATGACGCCAATGGCGACCTTCAAAGCGTCACCCCGGCCCCCTTTCTTTTCGGCAGGGCGCTGATCAACGGTCGCCCGGTGGTTGCCACGGCGGACGATTTCACCATTCGCGGCGGCGCGGCGGATGCGGGCATTGCGCGCAAGATGGTGCAGGCCGAACGGATGGCGCATGAGCTGAAGCTCCCCATCATCCGCATGATCGACGGGACGGGCGGCGGCGGCAGCGTGAAAACGCTCGAACAGATCGGCGCAACTTATATCCCCGCCGTACCCGGCTGGGGCGATGTGGTGACCAATCTCGACACCGTGCCGGTGGTGGCGCTGGCGCTTGGCCCGACGGCGGGCCTCGGCGCGGCGCGCACCGTCGCCAGCCATTACTCGATCATGGTCAAGGGCCTCAGCCAGATCTTCGCCGCCGGCCCCGCCGTGGTCGATGGCCTGGGCGATGCCTACAAGGGCGATGCCGCCAGCCATGAAGAAGCCAAGGAGCGGCTCGGCGGGTCGGAAATCCACACCCGCAACGGGGTGGTCGATGACGAGGTGGCGAGCGAGGCCGAAGCCTTCGCCCGCGCGCGGCATTTCCTCAGCTTCATGCCCGAATATGTCGGGCAACCCGCCCGCCGCTCGCTCTGCACCGATCCCGCCACCCGCAAGGAAGACGCGCTGCTCTCCCTCGTCCCGCGTGATCCGAAGCAGGTCTATTCGATGCGGCGCTGCATGGAGATGGTGTTCGATCAGGGGACCGTGTTCGAGATCGGCAAGCATTGGGGCCGCGCCGCGATTACCGCCCTCGCCAGGCTCGATGGCTGGCCAGTCTGCGTCATTGCCAGCGATCCGAGCTATCTGGGCGGATCGTGGGAGGCCAAGACCAGCGAAAAGGTCGAACGCTTCGTCAAACTGGCCGACCAGTTCCGCCTGCCCATCGTGCATCTCGTCGACAACCCCGGCTTCATGATCGGGCGCGAGGCGGAGATGGCGGGGACGATCCGTTACGGCGTCAATGCAATGAACGCGATCTACCGCGCCACCGTGCCGCTCGCCTCCATCGTCCTGCGCCGCGCCTATGGCATTGCGGGCAGCGCGATGAGCAATGCGGAGGCGTACCAGTACCGCTATTGCTGGCCCTCCGGCGACTGGGGCAGCCTGCCCATCGCGGGCGGGCTGGAGGTAGCCTACAAATCCGAACTCGAAGCCTCGGACGATCCGGCGGCCTTGCTTGAGGAAATCCGCGAGCGGCTGGCCAAGGTCACATCGCCCTTCCGCAGTGCCGAACGCTTCAATGTCGAGGACATCATCGATCCGCGCGACACACGGCCCCTGCTGTGCGAATTTGCAGGACTGGCATGGCGGAGGCTGGAAGAGGGCTGATTTTGCGCACCCCATCCGGGGTGCGATTTCCTCGCTCATGCGACCTGAAGGTCGCGTCGCTGCGGGCGGCCGGTCGGCCTTTCGGTCGCTTCGCGGCCGGTGATCAGCCTCAGATATTCTTCATTCTGGTCACGCCCAGCGCCGCGTCGGGCGGGCCGAACAGCCTGCCCTTTTCGCTGAACAGCACCAGCGCAAGGCAGATCAGCCCGCTCGCCAGCAGAGCCAGCGCCAGCGGCTGCGCGGTTCCGTCATAGGCGTATCCGATCGCCCCGCCCAGCAAGGCCGCCGTCGTCATCCGGACGAAGCCGTGCGCCGAGCTGGCCGCACCGGCGATGGAGAAAAACGGGTTCATGGCGATCGCACCGAAGTTGCTGCCGATGAAGCCGAGCAGCATCATGTTGATCGCCATCAACGGCACGAAATGCCACAGCGTCTCTTTCGGGTCGAAGGCAAACCAGACCTGCAGGCTGGCGACGATGATAAAGGCGAACAGCGCCGTGTGGCTGACCCGGCGCGCGCCAAACCGTTCGACGATGCGCGAATTGGACCAGCTCGCAAACGCCATCGACCCGGCGCAAATCGCAAAGACGATGGGGAAAATATCGCCGGCGCCGAACGTCTCGGTGATCAATTGCTGCGATGAATTGATGAAGCCGAACAGTGCGCCGAACACCAGCGAACTGCCCATGACATAGCCGATGACGCGCGGATTGCTGAGCGCGTGGCCCATGTTGCGCGCGATCACGCCCGGTAGGATCGCCTGGCGGTTTTCCGGGGTCAGGCTTTCAGGCAGGCGGTAATAGACCCAACAGCCCACCAGAATGCCCTGCAGCGCCATGGCGGCAAAGATCGCGCGCCAATCCGCCACCATCAGGATCAATTCGCCGATGCTGGGGGCGATGGCCGGCACCATCAGGAAGATCACGAAGATCAGGCTCATCATCCGGGCCATCTTGTCGCCGCCCACACGGTCGCGAATGATCGCCGGGGGTAGCGCGACAATGCCCGCTCCGAAAAAGCCCTGCGCGGCACGGATGGCGATCAGTGCGTCATATGTCGGTGCCAGCGCGCTGGCGAGCGAGAGGACGATGTAGACCGCGATGGAACCAAGCAGGATCGGCCTGCGCCCGAACCGGTCAGCCAGAGCGCCGGGCACGAGCGCACCGACGCCTGCGGTCAGAAGGTAGACGCCGATCACGAATTGCCGATCGTTCCCTTCCACCGCCAGCGACACCGCAAGCTCGTCCAGCGCGGGGAGAATCGCATCGATACCAAAGGCTTGAAGTGCCATCAGCAAGGCCATCATCCAGATCAGCTCGGTTTCGCCGAGCTGTCTGGCGGGCGCGGAGACGGGGTTAGCGGCTGCCATGGTGGCCCCTTTGCCAATCGCCTCACCCGATGACCACTGTTCTTTTCGCATGTGCACAAAATGGCGGGAGCGGCGGTTGGTTCCGGCAACAGTTCCTTCGGCGCGCGCAAAGGACTATTCGGGTGGCATGGCAAAGGACATGCCTTCGGATGACATGGAAGAGGCCGCGATGGGCCTCAGGAAGATCATCCATGTCGATATGGATGCCTTCTTTGCCAGCGTCGAACAGCGCGACAATCCCGAATTGCGGGGCAAGCCGGTGGCCGTCGGCGGATCGGGCGGGCGCGGCGTCGTGGCGGCGGCAAGTTACGAGGCCCGGAAATTCGGCGTGCGTAGCGCCATGCCGTCCGTCACCGCCAAACGGCTGTGCCCGGACCTGATCTTCGTCCGCTCGCGGTTTGACGCCTACAAGGAGGTAAGCCGCCAGATCCGCCGCGTGTTCGAACACCACACGCCGCATGTCGAGCCGCTGAGCCTCGACGAAGCCTATCTCGACGTGACCGAGGATCGTCTGGGGATCGGCAGCGCCACGCGGATTGCCGAGCTGATCCGGCAGGAGATCAAGGCCAAGACGCAGCTGACGGCAAGCGCGGGGGTTTCCTACAACAAGTTCCTCGCCAAGCTCGCCTCGGATCAGAACAAGCCCGATGGCCTGTGCGTGATCCGCCCGGGCGAAGGCGCGCAATTTGTGGCGGGGCTGCCGATCCGGCGATTTCACGGCGTCGGGCCGAAAGCGGAGGAGAAGATGAAGCGGCTGGGGATCGAAACCGGCGCGGATCTGGCGACGAAGGACATCGCTTTTCTGCGTGCGAACTTCGGATCGTTTGCGGACTATCTCTATCGCGCCGCACGCGGGATCGACCTCAGGCCCGTGCGCGCCCATCGTGTGCGCAAATCGGTTGGCGGGGAACGCACCTTCAGCGAGGATATCTCCAGCGGTTCGGCCCTGCGTGAGACGCTGGAGAACATCATCGAGATCGTGTGGGAGCGGATCGAAAGTGCGGGCGCACGGGGCCGTACGGTGACGCTGAAGGTCAAGTTCACCGATTTCCAGAACATGACCCGTGCGAAATCGGTTTCACACTGGGTCGAGGACAAGGCGGATTTCGCCCGCCTCAGCCGCGAATTGCTCGAAGAGGCTTTGCCGCTGCCCATGCCGATCCGGCTGATGGGGCTGACGCTTTCAAATCTGGAGCGCGGCGATGAGGATGAACCGCCGCGCGATGATGCTCAACTGTCGCTGCTTTGATCGGCTATACCCCGCATTCTCCATGCAGAAATCCGGCGGCGGGTTACCTCCCCCAGAGGTTCGGGAAGCGAGTGCGAAGGGAAGAACCGCGCTTCCACCACTTCGCGCTGATCAGGCACCGGGCGGGTGTCGCAGACGCCAGTGAAGAGATGCGCCTTGTGCGGCGAACCCGAAAGTTCTTCTTCCAACACCTTCAGCGGCTGGAGATTGGCCAGCTCCACGCCAAGTTCTTCCGCAATCTCGCGCCGGGCGCAGTCTGCAGGATCTTCACCCGGTTTCAACCCGCCGCCCGGCAGCGCCCAGACATCAGGGCCATAGGAGTGCCGGAGCAACAGCACATCGCCGGAAATATTGGTGATCACCACGCTGACCCCGGCAATCGGGACACCGCGCCATGTGCGCCAGCGATGACGCACCCGGTGCGCAACCGGCATCAGCGCGCGGTGGAGAGCCCGCGGCAGCAGGCGTTCGATCAGGCGAAGCATGCCACCGGAATGCCACGTGCCTCTGCCGCCTTGAGCAACCGCGCGACCGGCAGATCGTGTTCGCCACGCATCGCCCCCTCGAACACTTCCTGCTTTTCGCCCGAACCGCCCAGCGTAAACAGGATTGCCTGTGTTTCGAGCAATGCGGGCAGCGTCAGTGTGATCCGGTCGAAGGGCGCGTGAGCGGGCAAAGGATCGGGTGTGAGGCGACGCATCGCCTGCGGATCGTCGATTTGCGGATCGGTGTTGGGAAACAGCGAAGCGGTGTGCCCGTCCGGCCCCATGCCCAGCCAAGTCAGGTCGAACTTCGGAGGCTCACTGTCTTCGGCAAGGGCAATGATATCAGCCCCCAACGGCTCCAGCAGGGCGCGAATCTTGCCCGTGTTCGATGCCTCGTGATCTTCGGGCACGATCCGGTCATCATTGGGCCACACCTGCAGCCCCGCCCAGTTGACGGCATCGCTTGCGATCAGCGCCTCGAGGATCGGAAACGGGGTGGAACCGCCCGGAATGGTGATGGCGCTTGCTTTCTTCAGGCACCCGGCCAGCCATTGGACGATTGCGGCCTTGTCGCCGCCGTGAATGATCGTGACGTTCTGCATACCGGCACGCATAGCAAAAGGGCCGCTCCCGCAAAGCGGAAACGGCCCTTTCTCCTGCGAACGCGTTTTTTCGCGTTTCGTATGATGCGGTTATCCGAGCAAGGAATTGAGGAACCACACGCGCTCCTCGGCCATATCGGTCCAGTCGTCGATCAGACCGTCGGTGGCGTTGTCTCCTGCGGTTTCTGCGACATCCTTCATCTTCTTCAGTCGGGCGACCATTGCGGCATTGTCATCGCGCAACTCGCGGATCATGTCTTCCGCCGAAAGCGCGGCATTGTCCTGATCCTTCACCTGAGTGTGCTGCGAAATCATGCCCACCGAAGTGATCGTGTCCCCGCCCAGTTTCCGGGCACGTTCGCCGATCGCGTCGATCTGCCCCTGGATTTGCAGCGCCTGTTCGTCAAACAACAGGTGCAGGTCGCGGAAACGCGGGCCCTTCACGTGCCAGTGAAAATTCTTGGTCTTTACGTACAGCGCGAAGTGATCGGCCAGAAGAGTGTTGATTTCTACAACCATCTGGGTCGTCGAATTGTTGTTGGGGTCAAGCATGTTTGTCCTCCATTTCAATTGGTTGAGCGCCGAAAACTGCGGAACCAGCGCCCTTGATATGTTCATTAGACCAATGGATGGGAAGGAGGATTGATCCGAGAAAATCCAATACGCAGTGATCGTACAAAGCGATTACAGGAACGTGTAACGAGCATTCAAACCGATCATTAAAGCCGCAAGAATCAAACACAGTCCCATCGCGATGCGGATCGGGCGCAGCGGCAATTTCTCTAGCCGTGCGAGTCCCAGAGCCCACCCCAACGCTACCGCCGCGATGCCTCCCAATGTCCCCCCGATCAGGGCGGTGACGGGATAATTGGCCTCTACCGCGAAGGCGAAGACCACGAAGCGCGCGGCATCGCCGATCTGGCGCGCCAGCACCACTGCGCCGATGGCGATGATCGAACGGGTCGGCTCCTTCATCGGCTTGACCTGCTTGGGCCAGAACAGCTCGAACGCGGCAATCGCCAGCGCGAAGGCGACGAGCATATGCGCGGCACGCGGCGGCATCACCCCGGCGATCAGGCCGGACGAATAGACCATCACCGCCGCGCTGATCAGCGCACACAGCGCGGCTGCCGCCAGCAAGGCGTATGTCCGCCCGATCGCATCGGCGAACTGCGCGAGGATCAACTGGTCCTTCCCGCCAAGCGCGATGGCGAAGGTGAGGATCAGGCAGAACAGGAAAGAGTCCATGCCCTGCCCTAGCATCCCCGTCACGCCGCGCCAGCACCGCCAGCATTTCGCCCACAAATCGAACAGGTGGAAATGCCACGCGACAGGCCCTAGGCAGGGTCTCAAAGTGATCTGAGGAGAGGCAATGAAACTCGAACAAGGTATGGCCGCTGTCGTTACCGGCGGCGCATCGGGACTGGGACGGGCTAGCGCGACCGCTCTGGCCGAGGCCGGGCTGAAAGTCGCGATCTTCGACATCAACGACGAGGCTGGCGAGGAACACGCCGCCGCCATCGGCGGGACTTTCCACCATGTCGACATCATGGACGAAGCCAGCGTCGAAGCCGGCTTTGCCGCCGCGCGCGCCGCCAACGGACAGGAGCGCGTGACCGTCCACTGCGCCATGGCCTCGCGCCGCGGCAAGACGCTGGGCTGGGACAAGGCGAGCGGCGGATACAAGCGCCTTTCGACCGAGGATTACGAATTTGGCGCGCAGGGGATTCTGGTCGCGAGTTATCGCGTCGCGAGTATCTCCGCACTGGGTATGGCGAACAGCGATCCCCTGAACGAAGACGGAGAACGCGGATCAATCACCCTTACCGCCAGCGTCGCGGCGCAGGACGGGCAGATCGGACAGGTCATCTATGGCAGCTGCAAGTCGGGGGTGAACGGCCTTGTCCTGCCGATGGCGCGCGATCTGATGGACCTGGGCATCCGCGTCAATTCGGTCATGCCCGGCATTTTCGCAACGCCGCTGATGCTCGGGATGAAGGACCGCAATCCGCAGATGTGGGACCAGCTGAACGCCAGCGTCCCCTTCCCCAAACGCCTCGGCAAGCCGGAGGAGTTCGCATCGCTGATCCTGGAAATCGCGCGCAATTCCTACATCAACGGGCACCAGTTCCGACTTGACGGGGCAATCCGCATGCCACCCAAATGACGGGGTGCCGTTGGGGAAGCCTTGCCAAGCGGCCCTTGCGCAAGCTAACGTTTGCGTAAACGTCAACCAGCACGAGTCCACCGTCCCCATGTCCGACCATATCCGCATCGACCATTCCGAGCGCGTCACCACCGTCACCCTCACGCGCCCGGAGAAGAAGAACGCCATCACACAGGCCATGTATCAGGCGATGGCGGACGCGGTGAACGCCTATCGCGAAGACGACGAAGCGCGCGCGCTGATGTTCATCGGCGAAGGTGACTACTTCACCAGCGGCAACGATCTTCAGGACTTCTCGATGGCGGCGGCAGGTGGCGGCGCGGCCGATCACGATCTGCCCCCGGTGATCCAGTTCCTCCACGCGATCCGCGATTGCGAGAAGCCGCTGGTGGCGGCGGTCAACGGCCCGGCCATCGGCGTCGGGCTGACGCTGACGCTGCATTGCGATCTGGTCTGCGCCGCGCAATCCGCCACCTTCGCCGCGCCGTTCGTCTCGCTCGGCCTTGTGCCCGAAGCCGCATCCTCGCTGCTGCTGCCGCAGGCCATCGGCATGGCCGCGGCGAGCGACGTGTTCATGACCGGGCGCGTGCTGACAGCGGAGGAATCGCTCGCCATGCGGCTGATCTCGCGCATCTTCGCCGACGAGGGCTTTGCCGCGGAAGCCCGCGCGCTCGCCCTCACCATCGCTCGCGCCGCCCCGCAGGCGATGCGCCACACCAAGGCGCTGCTGCGCACCCAAAACGCGCAGGTGAGCGAAGTGATGGCCACCGAAAGCGCGATCTTCGCCGCGCAATTGCGATCGCCGGAATTCATGGAAAGCGTCGCCGCCAAACTGGCCAAGCGCCCGGCAGTCTACCCGTAGGACTAACGCGATTTCGAGATGCAAGGTGCAATGGAAAAGAAGCTGGTGCCGCTTACGTGACTCGAACACGTGACCCCATCATTACGAATGATGTGCTCTACCAACTGAGCTAAAGCGGCACTCTATCTTTTGGCGCCTTCCCAGAAAAGGGAAGGTGGAGGCCCGAGCCGGAATCGAACCGGCGTGTACGGATTTGCAGTCCGCTGCGTCACCACTCCGCCATCGGGCCGAGCCGCCCTGAAACAGAGCGGAAGCGGCGCACTACCGATTCGGCGACAGAAAGGCAATGTGGCTTTTGCGTCTGGAACGCATCAAGCCGGTCGCGGGGCACAAATGCCCGCCTGCTGACAACCTTACGCAACGTCACTCTGGACCGCGCGCATCCGATTGGGCAGATGCGCTGGCATGACCATTGCCAGCCTGTTGGAACCTGTAACCGGAAAGCCCGGTCCCGCCCGCCTCGACAATGCGAGCGACTGGATGCAAGGGCGCACACTCTATGGCGGGGCTTCGGCGCTTGTCGCCTTCACCATGGCCCAGCGGGCCTTTCCCGACCTTCCGCCACTGCGCGCCGCGCAAATCGGCTTTGTCGCCCCGATCGGGGAGGAAATCGAGCTTTCCGCCGAAATCGTCCGCGAAGGGCGCAATGTGACCCAGATCCGCAGCGAAATCCGGAACGAGAAAGGCGTGGCGCTAACGGCGTTCTGGTTGTTCGCAGCCGAGCGGGAGGCGAACGCGCTGCGTCCTGCGGATCCCCCGGAGAACTGGCCGGGCGCACCGTCGGACAATGCGCCTGCGATGCAAGGGCAAGGACCCAGCTTCATCCAGAACAATTTCGAACTGCGTTTCGGACAGTCAAAGGACGCAGATCATGGAGCCACGATCCGGCGCTGGGCGCGTCTGACCGAGGAACACGATCTCGATCCTGTCAGCAAGCTGGTGCTGATGGGTGATGTCATGCCACCGGGTGCCATGCGCATCATGCAGCGGATGGGGCCGATCAGTTCGATCAACTGGTCGTTCAATGTGCTCGATCCGCACACCCAATCCGACGGTGGATGGTATCTGGCGGAAAACGCCAGCCAGCACGCGGATGCTGGCTATT
It contains:
- a CDS encoding multidrug effflux MFS transporter, translated to MAAANPVSAPARQLGETELIWMMALLMALQAFGIDAILPALDELAVSLAVEGNDRQFVIGVYLLTAGVGALVPGALADRFGRRPILLGSIAVYIVLSLASALAPTYDALIAIRAAQGFFGAGIVALPPAIIRDRVGGDKMARMMSLIFVIFLMVPAIAPSIGELILMVADWRAIFAAMALQGILVGCWVYYRLPESLTPENRQAILPGVIARNMGHALSNPRVIGYVMGSSLVFGALFGFINSSQQLITETFGAGDIFPIVFAICAGSMAFASWSNSRIVERFGARRVSHTALFAFIIVASLQVWFAFDPKETLWHFVPLMAINMMLLGFIGSNFGAIAMNPFFSIAGAASSAHGFVRMTTAALLGGAIGYAYDGTAQPLALALLASGLICLALVLFSEKGRLFGPPDAALGVTRMKNI
- a CDS encoding acyl-CoA thioesterase, yielding MTIASLLEPVTGKPGPARLDNASDWMQGRTLYGGASALVAFTMAQRAFPDLPPLRAAQIGFVAPIGEEIELSAEIVREGRNVTQIRSEIRNEKGVALTAFWLFAAEREANALRPADPPENWPGAPSDNAPAMQGQGPSFIQNNFELRFGQSKDADHGATIRRWARLTEEHDLDPVSKLVLMGDVMPPGAMRIMQRMGPISSINWSFNVLDPHTQSDGGWYLAENASQHADAGYSSERLRMWDTNGRQVLDGLQCVAVFG
- a CDS encoding 6-phosphogluconolactonase, translating into MQNVTIIHGGDKAAIVQWLAGCLKKASAITIPGGSTPFPILEALIASDAVNWAGLQVWPNDDRIVPEDHEASNTGKIRALLEPLGADIIALAEDSEPPKFDLTWLGMGPDGHTASLFPNTDPQIDDPQAMRRLTPDPLPAHAPFDRITLTLPALLETQAILFTLGGSGEKQEVFEGAMRGEHDLPVARLLKAAEARGIPVACFA
- a CDS encoding SDR family oxidoreductase codes for the protein MKLEQGMAAVVTGGASGLGRASATALAEAGLKVAIFDINDEAGEEHAAAIGGTFHHVDIMDEASVEAGFAAARAANGQERVTVHCAMASRRGKTLGWDKASGGYKRLSTEDYEFGAQGILVASYRVASISALGMANSDPLNEDGERGSITLTASVAAQDGQIGQVIYGSCKSGVNGLVLPMARDLMDLGIRVNSVMPGIFATPLMLGMKDRNPQMWDQLNASVPFPKRLGKPEEFASLILEIARNSYINGHQFRLDGAIRMPPK
- the dinB gene encoding DNA polymerase IV; this translates as MAKDMPSDDMEEAAMGLRKIIHVDMDAFFASVEQRDNPELRGKPVAVGGSGGRGVVAAASYEARKFGVRSAMPSVTAKRLCPDLIFVRSRFDAYKEVSRQIRRVFEHHTPHVEPLSLDEAYLDVTEDRLGIGSATRIAELIRQEIKAKTQLTASAGVSYNKFLAKLASDQNKPDGLCVIRPGEGAQFVAGLPIRRFHGVGPKAEEKMKRLGIETGADLATKDIAFLRANFGSFADYLYRAARGIDLRPVRAHRVRKSVGGERTFSEDISSGSALRETLENIIEIVWERIESAGARGRTVTLKVKFTDFQNMTRAKSVSHWVEDKADFARLSRELLEEALPLPMPIRLMGLTLSNLERGDEDEPPRDDAQLSLL
- a CDS encoding Dps family protein; translation: MLDPNNNSTTQMVVEINTLLADHFALYVKTKNFHWHVKGPRFRDLHLLFDEQALQIQGQIDAIGERARKLGGDTITSVGMISQHTQVKDQDNAALSAEDMIRELRDDNAAMVARLKKMKDVAETAGDNATDGLIDDWTDMAEERVWFLNSLLG
- a CDS encoding acyl-CoA carboxylase subunit beta, with translation MTWAKELEELRRREALAEQMGGADKVARQHGRGKMDARARLAALCDEGSFREIGKIAGSAKYDANGDLQSVTPAPFLFGRALINGRPVVATADDFTIRGGAADAGIARKMVQAERMAHELKLPIIRMIDGTGGGGSVKTLEQIGATYIPAVPGWGDVVTNLDTVPVVALALGPTAGLGAARTVASHYSIMVKGLSQIFAAGPAVVDGLGDAYKGDAASHEEAKERLGGSEIHTRNGVVDDEVASEAEAFARARHFLSFMPEYVGQPARRSLCTDPATRKEDALLSLVPRDPKQVYSMRRCMEMVFDQGTVFEIGKHWGRAAITALARLDGWPVCVIASDPSYLGGSWEAKTSEKVERFVKLADQFRLPIVHLVDNPGFMIGREAEMAGTIRYGVNAMNAIYRATVPLASIVLRRAYGIAGSAMSNAEAYQYRYCWPSGDWGSLPIAGGLEVAYKSELEASDDPAALLEEIRERLAKVTSPFRSAERFNVEDIIDPRDTRPLLCEFAGLAWRRLEEG
- a CDS encoding NUDIX hydrolase gives rise to the protein MLRLIERLLPRALHRALMPVAHRVRHRWRTWRGVPIAGVSVVITNISGDVLLLRHSYGPDVWALPGGGLKPGEDPADCARREIAEELGVELANLQPLKVLEEELSGSPHKAHLFTGVCDTRPVPDQREVVEARFFPSHSLPEPLGEVTRRRISAWRMRGIADQSSDS
- a CDS encoding enoyl-CoA hydratase-related protein, with protein sequence MSDHIRIDHSERVTTVTLTRPEKKNAITQAMYQAMADAVNAYREDDEARALMFIGEGDYFTSGNDLQDFSMAAAGGGAADHDLPPVIQFLHAIRDCEKPLVAAVNGPAIGVGLTLTLHCDLVCAAQSATFAAPFVSLGLVPEAASSLLLPQAIGMAAASDVFMTGRVLTAEESLAMRLISRIFADEGFAAEARALALTIARAAPQAMRHTKALLRTQNAQVSEVMATESAIFAAQLRSPEFMESVAAKLAKRPAVYP
- a CDS encoding TMEM165/GDT1 family protein; protein product: MDSFLFCLILTFAIALGGKDQLILAQFADAIGRTYALLAAAALCALISAAVMVYSSGLIAGVMPPRAAHMLVAFALAIAAFELFWPKQVKPMKEPTRSIIAIGAVVLARQIGDAARFVVFAFAVEANYPVTALIGGTLGGIAAVALGWALGLARLEKLPLRPIRIAMGLCLILAALMIGLNARYTFL